The Mesorhizobium sp. B1-1-8 genome contains a region encoding:
- a CDS encoding choline ABC transporter substrate-binding protein, with translation MSRINTFVAGLGLAAFLSTSAAYAGDPASCKAVRLSDVGWTDIQATTGLASVLLTALGYQPQVIQLSVPVTYASLKNKDLDVFLGNWMPSMTNDIKDYTADGSVETVSQNLAGAGYGIVVPTYVADAGVKSLTDLGKFKDKFNGKIYGIEAGNDGNRIILDMIKNPADNLSGFELVESSEAGMLTQAEQSMKNNEWIAFLGWTPHPVMGAMKITYLGGMGDSGFGAATVSTNVRKGYMTECPNAGKFVANLKFNLDMEGEMMDAILKGGDPQTVATDWLKKHPDAVKPWIAGVTTFDGGDAAAAVKTALGS, from the coding sequence ATGTCGCGTATCAATACCTTCGTCGCCGGCCTCGGCCTGGCGGCGTTTCTGTCGACGAGCGCCGCCTATGCCGGCGATCCGGCGAGCTGCAAGGCGGTGCGCCTGTCGGACGTCGGCTGGACCGACATCCAGGCCACAACGGGCCTGGCTTCGGTGCTGCTCACCGCGCTCGGCTACCAGCCGCAGGTGATCCAGCTTTCGGTGCCGGTGACCTATGCGTCGCTGAAGAACAAGGATCTCGACGTGTTCCTCGGCAACTGGATGCCGTCGATGACCAACGACATCAAGGACTATACCGCCGACGGCTCGGTCGAGACGGTGAGCCAGAACCTCGCCGGCGCCGGCTACGGCATCGTCGTGCCGACCTATGTCGCCGATGCCGGCGTCAAGTCGCTGACCGATCTCGGCAAGTTCAAGGACAAATTCAATGGCAAGATCTACGGCATCGAGGCCGGCAATGACGGCAACCGCATCATCCTCGACATGATCAAGAACCCGGCCGACAACCTCTCGGGCTTCGAACTGGTCGAGTCCTCCGAGGCCGGCATGCTGACGCAGGCCGAGCAGTCGATGAAGAACAATGAATGGATCGCCTTCCTCGGCTGGACACCGCATCCGGTGATGGGCGCCATGAAGATCACCTATCTCGGCGGCATGGGCGACAGCGGCTTCGGCGCCGCCACCGTCTCGACAAACGTGCGCAAGGGCTACATGACCGAGTGCCCGAATGCCGGCAAGTTCGTCGCCAACCTCAAATTCAATCTCGACATGGAAGGCGAGATGATGGACGCCATCCTCAAGGGCGGCGATCCGCAAACAGTCGCCACCGACTGGCTGAAGAAGCATCCGGATGCAGTGAAGCCCTGGATCGCCGGGGTCACCACTTTCGATGGCGGCGATGCTGCTGCGGCCGTCAAGACCGCGCTCGGAAGCTGA
- a CDS encoding DUF4126 domain-containing protein, translating into MLYLFALLIGMVAGLRAMTAPAVVAWGAWLGWLPLAGTWASFMGHWIAVGIFTILAIVELIADQLPSTPSRKVPQQFGGRIVAGAFAGAVLGAAGGSTIGGLIASAIGAVIGTLGGAEARARLAAAFGKDLPAALVEDAVAIVGGLLIVAAVA; encoded by the coding sequence ATGCTTTATCTTTTTGCTTTGCTGATCGGCATGGTCGCCGGCCTGCGCGCCATGACCGCGCCGGCCGTTGTCGCCTGGGGCGCCTGGCTCGGCTGGCTGCCGCTCGCCGGCACCTGGGCGAGCTTCATGGGCCATTGGATCGCCGTCGGCATCTTCACCATCCTGGCGATCGTCGAGCTTATCGCCGACCAATTGCCGTCGACCCCAAGCAGAAAAGTGCCGCAGCAATTCGGCGGCCGCATCGTTGCCGGCGCCTTCGCCGGCGCGGTGCTGGGCGCGGCCGGCGGTTCTACCATCGGCGGCCTGATTGCCAGCGCCATCGGCGCGGTGATCGGCACGCTCGGCGGCGCCGAGGCGCGCGCCCGGCTGGCGGCCGCGTTCGGCAAGGATCTGCCCGCAGCCCTTGTCGAGGATGCGGTGGCGATCGTCGGCGGCCTGCTGATCGTGGCGGCCGTGGCATGA
- a CDS encoding formate--tetrahydrofolate ligase — MAEVKSDIEIARAARKKPIQEIGAKIGIPYEHLLPYGHDKAKVSAEFIKSVKGNKDGKLILVTAINPTPAGEGKTTTTVGLGDGLNRIGKKAIVCIREASLGPNFGMKGGAAGGGLAQVVPMDDMNLHFTGDFHAITTAHNLLSALIDNHIYWGNELGIDTRRVVWRRVMDMNDRALREIIASLGGVANGFPREAGFDITVASEVMAILCLATDLKDLEKRLGDIIVAYRRDKSPVYARDLKADGAMAVLLKDAMQPNLVQTLENNPAFVHGGPFANIAHGCNSVVATTTALKLADYVVTEAGFGADLGAEKFFDIKCRKAGLKPAAAVIVATVRAMKMNGGVKKEDLGKENIEAVKKGCANLGRHIENIRQFGVPAVVAINHFYSDTDAEIQAMKDYVASMGEEAILCKHWAKGSAGIEDLANKVVALAESGASQFAPLYPDAMPLFEKVNTIVKRIYRGDEAIADKSVRDQLHAWEEAGYGNLPVCMAKTQYSFSTDPNLRGAPTGHTVPVREVRLSAGAGFVVIICGEIMTMPGLPKAPSSEKIFLNEAGQIEGLF; from the coding sequence ATGGCCGAAGTGAAGTCCGACATCGAGATCGCGCGCGCAGCCAGGAAGAAACCGATCCAGGAGATCGGCGCCAAGATCGGCATCCCGTACGAGCACCTGCTGCCCTATGGCCACGATAAGGCGAAGGTCTCGGCCGAGTTCATCAAATCTGTGAAGGGCAACAAGGACGGCAAGCTGATCCTCGTCACCGCCATCAACCCGACGCCGGCCGGCGAAGGCAAGACGACCACCACGGTCGGCCTCGGCGACGGTTTGAACCGCATCGGCAAGAAGGCGATCGTGTGCATCCGCGAAGCCTCGCTCGGCCCGAATTTCGGCATGAAGGGCGGCGCGGCCGGCGGCGGGTTGGCCCAGGTCGTGCCAATGGACGACATGAACCTCCATTTCACGGGCGACTTCCACGCTATCACCACCGCCCATAACCTGCTCTCGGCGCTGATCGATAACCACATTTACTGGGGCAATGAGCTCGGCATCGACACCCGCCGTGTCGTCTGGCGGCGCGTCATGGACATGAACGACCGCGCGCTGCGCGAGATCATCGCCTCGCTCGGTGGTGTCGCCAACGGCTTTCCGCGCGAGGCCGGCTTCGATATCACCGTCGCCTCGGAAGTGATGGCGATCCTGTGCCTCGCCACCGACCTCAAGGACCTCGAGAAGCGCCTCGGCGACATCATCGTCGCCTACCGCCGCGACAAGTCGCCGGTCTATGCCCGCGACCTCAAGGCCGACGGCGCCATGGCGGTGCTGCTCAAGGACGCCATGCAGCCCAATCTGGTGCAGACGCTGGAGAACAACCCGGCCTTCGTGCATGGCGGCCCGTTCGCCAACATCGCGCATGGCTGCAACTCGGTTGTTGCCACCACGACGGCGCTGAAGCTCGCCGATTACGTCGTCACCGAAGCCGGCTTCGGTGCCGACCTTGGAGCTGAAAAATTCTTCGACATCAAGTGCCGCAAGGCCGGCCTGAAGCCGGCAGCGGCCGTCATCGTCGCCACCGTGCGCGCCATGAAGATGAATGGCGGCGTCAAGAAGGAAGATCTCGGCAAGGAGAACATCGAGGCGGTCAAGAAGGGCTGCGCCAACCTTGGCCGCCACATCGAAAACATCCGCCAGTTCGGCGTGCCGGCGGTGGTCGCCATCAACCACTTCTATTCCGACACCGACGCCGAAATCCAGGCGATGAAGGACTATGTCGCCTCGATGGGCGAAGAGGCGATCCTGTGCAAACACTGGGCCAAGGGCTCGGCCGGCATCGAGGATCTCGCCAACAAGGTGGTGGCGCTGGCCGAATCCGGCGCCTCGCAGTTCGCGCCGCTCTACCCCGACGCCATGCCACTGTTCGAGAAGGTCAACACCATCGTCAAGCGCATCTACCGCGGCGACGAAGCGATCGCTGACAAGTCGGTCCGCGACCAGTTGCATGCCTGGGAAGAGGCAGGCTATGGCAACCTGCCGGTGTGCATGGCCAAGACGCAGTATTCCTTCTCGACCGACCCGAACCTGCGCGGCGCGCCGACCGGCCACACCGTGCCGGTGCGGGAAGTCAGGCTTTCGGCAGGCGCCGGCTTCGTCGTCATCATCTGCGGCGAGATCATGACCATGCCGGGCCTGCCCAAGGCGCCGTCTTCGGAAAAGATCTTCTTGAACGAGGCCGGCCAGATCGAAGGGTTGTTCTAA
- a CDS encoding thymidine kinase → MAKLYFNYATMNAGKTTMLLQASYNYRERGMTTMLFVAGHYRRGDKGLISSRIGLSSEAEMFRDGDDLFARVAEHHRHQTVHCIFVDEAQFLEEEQVWQLARIADRLNIPVMCYGLRTDFQGKLFPGSRALLAIADDLREVRTICRCGRKATMVVRLGPDGKVARQGEQVAIGKDVYVSLCRQHWEEEMGRAAPDDFIGFVRA, encoded by the coding sequence ATGGCCAAGCTATACTTCAACTACGCGACAATGAACGCCGGCAAGACGACGATGCTGTTGCAGGCGTCCTACAATTATCGCGAACGCGGCATGACGACGATGCTGTTCGTGGCCGGCCACTACCGCAGGGGCGACAAGGGGCTGATCTCGTCGCGCATCGGCCTGAGCTCCGAGGCCGAGATGTTTCGCGACGGCGACGACCTCTTCGCCCGCGTCGCCGAGCACCATCGGCACCAGACCGTGCATTGCATTTTCGTCGACGAGGCGCAGTTCCTAGAAGAAGAGCAGGTCTGGCAGCTTGCCCGCATCGCCGACCGGCTGAACATACCGGTGATGTGCTACGGCCTGCGCACCGATTTCCAGGGCAAGCTGTTTCCAGGCTCGCGCGCGCTGCTCGCCATTGCCGACGACCTGCGCGAGGTGCGCACCATCTGCCGCTGCGGCCGCAAGGCCACGATGGTGGTGCGCCTCGGTCCCGACGGCAAGGTCGCGCGGCAGGGCGAGCAGGTGGCGATCGGCAAGGACGTCTATGTCTCGCTCTGCCGCCAGCACTGGGAGGAGGAAATGGGCAGGGCCGCGCCCGATGACTTTATCGGTTTTGTCCGCGCCTGA
- a CDS encoding sugar O-acetyltransferase, translating into MTTSERMRMAAGEWYTCIDPELEALRVVAGDAVFEHNSLPPRQRGDIGPALRALLGGVGERARIEAPFHCAYGFNLFLGDRVFLNAGCTILDTAPVRVGNRTLLGPNVQIYCAEHHREAAGRRAGLEIAKPVTIGDDAWIGGGAVILGGIGIGEGAIVGAGSVVTRDVAANTTVAGNPARVITRR; encoded by the coding sequence ATGACCACGAGCGAACGCATGAGGATGGCGGCGGGCGAGTGGTACACTTGTATCGATCCGGAGCTGGAAGCGTTGCGCGTTGTCGCGGGCGATGCTGTGTTCGAGCACAACAGCCTGCCGCCCCGGCAGCGCGGAGACATCGGACCGGCCTTGCGGGCGCTGCTCGGCGGCGTCGGCGAGCGCGCGCGCATCGAGGCGCCATTTCACTGCGCCTACGGCTTCAACCTGTTCCTCGGCGACCGCGTCTTCCTCAATGCCGGCTGCACCATCCTCGACACGGCGCCGGTGCGCGTCGGCAATCGAACGCTGCTTGGCCCCAATGTGCAGATCTATTGCGCCGAGCATCACCGCGAGGCCGCCGGCCGGCGCGCCGGACTGGAGATCGCCAAGCCGGTAACGATCGGCGACGATGCCTGGATCGGCGGCGGCGCGGTGATCCTTGGCGGCATCGGCATCGGCGAGGGCGCCATCGTCGGCGCAGGGTCCGTGGTGACGCGCGATGTGGCCGCGAACACGACGGTGGCCGGCAACCCGGCGCGGGTGATTACGCGCCGTTGA
- a CDS encoding DUF6638 family protein, which yields MIKKPDLLRDNELIYGRLLTVDEPHLIQRYNKALAAFGLNPTKLRSFQIDRTGFSPEIAEECGDYDYLDPNEVNRRFIILTPSQVDLPVVHTAFSNTSQLMFEFMSKNQRAIDALTIKDVIYGEIEDSVPKVNDIEDLLSISQVEFKVLSAEDVLGKAAELGKLVDRLKQEPDAWRDSAMLQHMVDLAKVCGDIRENALVPDQVIFRHNAYWTSHFGGLYVFVDPGMTTVISDPAAPGFRRSRPWQVSYLSINDADKVFKFLAATGRIELPRASWIEASGYLEHRAEMVVRALIRDAEPNRNLTDVDKVWLQTWILGHADLIARDGNFPFLNAAKREIAQYGHLKIEDVAPPQRFLVVRGKPDHPDAWLTNQLISDFVPQDFVSRYVFNKPGFYKDYDSYSDAWRSHVVDVLKTTYLKDKVAFRTRLYGLTD from the coding sequence GTGATTAAAAAACCCGACCTTCTGCGCGACAACGAGCTGATCTACGGCCGGCTACTCACTGTGGACGAGCCGCATCTCATCCAGCGCTACAACAAGGCGCTTGCAGCCTTCGGTCTCAATCCCACCAAGTTGAGAAGCTTCCAGATCGACCGCACCGGCTTTTCGCCCGAGATCGCCGAGGAGTGCGGCGACTACGACTATCTCGATCCGAACGAAGTCAATCGCCGCTTCATCATCCTGACGCCATCTCAGGTCGACCTGCCGGTGGTTCACACCGCCTTCTCCAACACCTCGCAGCTGATGTTCGAGTTCATGTCCAAGAACCAGCGCGCCATCGACGCGTTGACCATCAAGGACGTTATCTACGGCGAGATCGAGGACTCGGTTCCGAAGGTCAACGACATCGAGGATTTGCTGTCGATCAGCCAGGTCGAATTCAAGGTGCTGTCGGCCGAGGACGTGCTCGGCAAGGCGGCCGAGCTCGGCAAGCTGGTCGACCGGCTGAAACAGGAGCCCGACGCATGGCGCGACAGCGCCATGCTGCAGCACATGGTCGATCTCGCCAAGGTCTGCGGCGACATCCGTGAGAACGCGCTGGTGCCCGACCAGGTGATCTTTCGCCACAATGCCTACTGGACCAGCCATTTCGGCGGGCTCTACGTGTTCGTGGATCCCGGCATGACGACGGTGATCAGCGATCCGGCCGCCCCCGGCTTCCGCCGCTCTCGGCCCTGGCAGGTGAGCTATCTCTCGATCAATGATGCCGACAAGGTGTTCAAATTCCTCGCCGCTACCGGCCGCATCGAACTGCCTCGCGCCTCCTGGATCGAAGCCTCCGGCTATCTCGAACATCGCGCCGAAATGGTGGTGCGCGCGCTGATCCGCGATGCCGAACCGAACCGCAACCTGACCGACGTCGACAAGGTCTGGCTGCAGACCTGGATCCTTGGCCATGCCGACCTGATCGCCAGGGACGGCAATTTCCCCTTCCTCAACGCCGCCAAGCGCGAAATCGCTCAATATGGCCATCTCAAGATCGAGGACGTAGCGCCGCCCCAGCGCTTCCTGGTCGTGCGCGGCAAGCCCGACCATCCCGACGCCTGGCTGACCAACCAGTTGATCTCGGATTTCGTGCCGCAGGACTTCGTGTCGCGCTACGTCTTCAACAAACCGGGCTTCTACAAGGACTATGACAGCTACAGCGACGCCTGGCGATCGCATGTTGTGGACGTTCTGAAAACCACATATTTGAAGGACAAGGTGGCGTTCCGCACGCGCCTTTACGGCTTGACTGACTGA
- a CDS encoding cysteine hydrolase family protein produces MSKPANQPSRALIVVDVQNDYDGGNLAIQHPPFRDSVVNVARAMDAAAEAGIKIVVVKQMAPETSPIFAKGSHGGELHPEIARRSRDHYVEKMLPSAFTGTDLEEWLRANAIDTIAVVGYMTHNCDLSTIIHAVHMGFAVEFLSDASGSVPYANSAGYASAEEIHRVVSIVLQSRFAAVLKTADWIDCLKTGALPERDTIYASNQRALARSAA; encoded by the coding sequence ATGTCAAAACCCGCCAATCAGCCGAGCCGCGCGCTGATCGTCGTCGATGTCCAGAACGACTATGACGGCGGCAACCTCGCCATCCAGCATCCGCCCTTCCGCGACAGCGTCGTCAACGTGGCGCGCGCCATGGATGCCGCCGCCGAGGCCGGCATCAAGATTGTCGTCGTCAAGCAGATGGCGCCTGAGACCTCACCGATCTTCGCCAAAGGCAGCCATGGCGGCGAGTTGCATCCCGAGATCGCCAGGCGTAGCCGCGATCACTACGTGGAGAAAATGCTGCCCTCCGCCTTCACCGGCACCGACTTAGAAGAGTGGCTGCGCGCCAATGCCATCGATACGATCGCGGTGGTCGGCTATATGACGCATAATTGCGATCTTTCGACCATCATCCATGCCGTGCATATGGGCTTCGCGGTCGAGTTCCTGTCCGATGCGAGCGGCTCGGTGCCTTATGCCAACAGCGCCGGCTATGCCTCGGCCGAGGAGATCCACCGCGTGGTGAGCATAGTCCTGCAATCGCGCTTCGCCGCGGTTCTGAAGACGGCCGACTGGATCGATTGCCTGAAGACCGGCGCCTTGCCGGAACGCGACACGATCTATGCCTCGAACCAACGGGCGCTGGCGCGAAGCGCCGCCTAG
- a CDS encoding AAA family ATPase, giving the protein MDTGLTTISEAAIEKHRAVAQSFITRIIVVEDPARESGTALAGTNRRFVSTVSVGSVRRTREVELTKTVAAIHPDDQLMSIPQHTLLFRARRGLAIALAISDVFAEGSDLESLQAKNVRAPLEGDEAATFKKLLSASAYVSAFSFASYLFQLIDSDGEAPNDIPEPDFLFDTPQDAVKSVVAGLDKAIAGSKDDADLMTRARAFARVAIDGLLARKGRFDGIGPFENAHIRINVDDFTLDGFDVAPGKRAKPLVMTFKTPEEVVGNHIAKYQSIKLAKMLMAYDFERELNPFVELGGFLFTFIGDGAPGTGKTTLIQMIAGLLNGYCQVAGYPFAYENFGVDQISSYQGKSGQNCRQFINNVLNPRAIGFGTIDDIDQVAARRSDDRASAGQQEITGVLMDAFAGASTVVRGNCSFGMFSNYPENVDDALRQRAGARWLVDGPQSRDDYIDIFVLLAGKNHKIPLGDHAVYAAQEIQRAVTEAYEEHEKPREDGLVRVYERYMKENGQPKTMADIGTYLHMIKDAEPRFTGRAIKNVTDAIKMRAMDVELPDDWFEKPDAFMHKSYDDKKAMIEELRGPFSMDMVMQEINRYADSEFRYSDKSDDAAVEKLLRDARLRERAAREMEELKKKGLWNA; this is encoded by the coding sequence ATGGATACCGGCCTGACCACGATCTCGGAAGCAGCAATCGAAAAGCACCGCGCCGTTGCGCAGAGCTTCATCACCCGCATCATCGTGGTGGAAGATCCGGCACGCGAATCCGGCACCGCGCTGGCCGGCACCAACCGTCGCTTCGTCTCGACCGTTTCGGTCGGCTCCGTGCGCCGCACCCGCGAGGTCGAGCTGACGAAGACGGTCGCGGCGATCCATCCCGACGACCAGCTGATGAGCATTCCGCAGCATACGCTTTTGTTCCGCGCCCGGCGCGGCTTGGCGATCGCGCTGGCGATCTCGGATGTCTTTGCCGAGGGCTCGGACCTCGAAAGCCTGCAGGCGAAGAATGTCCGTGCTCCGCTCGAAGGCGATGAGGCAGCAACCTTCAAGAAGCTTTTGTCGGCCTCGGCTTACGTTTCCGCCTTCAGCTTCGCCTCCTATCTGTTCCAGTTGATCGACAGCGACGGTGAGGCACCCAACGACATCCCCGAGCCCGATTTCCTGTTCGACACACCGCAGGATGCGGTGAAGTCGGTCGTCGCCGGCCTCGACAAGGCGATCGCCGGTTCGAAAGACGACGCCGACCTGATGACCAGGGCGCGCGCCTTTGCCCGCGTCGCCATCGACGGGCTGTTGGCGCGCAAGGGCCGCTTCGACGGCATCGGCCCGTTCGAGAACGCCCATATCCGCATCAATGTCGACGACTTCACCCTCGACGGCTTCGACGTCGCGCCCGGCAAGCGCGCCAAGCCGCTGGTGATGACCTTCAAGACGCCGGAAGAGGTGGTCGGCAACCACATCGCCAAATACCAGTCCATCAAGCTGGCGAAAATGCTGATGGCTTATGATTTCGAGCGCGAGCTGAACCCATTCGTCGAACTCGGCGGCTTCCTCTTCACCTTCATCGGCGACGGCGCGCCAGGCACCGGCAAGACGACGCTGATCCAGATGATCGCCGGCCTCCTCAACGGCTATTGCCAGGTCGCCGGCTATCCCTTCGCCTATGAGAATTTCGGCGTCGACCAGATCTCGTCCTACCAGGGCAAGTCCGGCCAGAACTGCCGCCAGTTCATCAACAACGTGCTCAATCCGCGCGCCATCGGCTTCGGCACCATCGACGACATCGACCAGGTGGCGGCGCGCCGTTCGGACGATCGTGCGTCCGCCGGCCAGCAGGAGATCACCGGCGTGCTGATGGACGCCTTCGCCGGCGCTTCCACCGTGGTGCGCGGCAACTGCTCGTTCGGCATGTTTTCCAATTACCCCGAAAACGTCGACGATGCGCTGCGCCAGCGCGCCGGTGCCCGCTGGCTGGTCGACGGCCCGCAGAGCCGCGACGACTACATCGACATCTTCGTCCTGCTTGCCGGCAAGAACCACAAGATACCGCTCGGCGACCACGCAGTTTACGCCGCGCAGGAGATCCAGCGCGCAGTGACGGAAGCCTATGAAGAGCACGAGAAGCCGCGGGAAGACGGCCTGGTGAGGGTCTATGAGCGCTACATGAAGGAGAACGGCCAGCCCAAGACCATGGCCGACATTGGCACCTATCTGCACATGATCAAGGATGCCGAGCCCCGCTTCACCGGCCGCGCCATCAAGAATGTCACCGACGCGATAAAAATGCGCGCCATGGACGTCGAGCTGCCGGACGACTGGTTCGAGAAGCCGGACGCCTTCATGCACAAGAGCTACGATGACAAGAAGGCGATGATCGAGGAACTGCGCGGACCGTTCTCGATGGATATGGTCATGCAGGAGATCAACCGATACGCCGATTCCGAGTTCCGGTATTCCGACAAGTCCGATGACGCAGCCGTGGAGAAGCTGCTACGGGATGCGCGCCTGCGCGAGCGTGCGGCGCGCGAAATGGAGGAGTTGAAGAAGAAGGGGCTGTGGAATGCGTGA
- a CDS encoding helix-turn-helix domain-containing protein, protein MKAPIIAAVAFDGISPFHLSVPCLVFGADRTKLGLPRFDFRVCAAEQGAIQTDAGLSILVSHDLSALDDADIVIIPSWKDLDAPVEAQFKDALCRAHRRGALIVGLCLGTFAIAAAGLLAGRRATTHWAYTDQLQDLHPDIAVDAGVLYVDDGDIITSAGVAAGLDCCLHIVRARYGAEAALRLARHVVLSPHRQGGQAQFIERPLEPTPNADRFTHALDQVRASLGEAHSLDSVADAAGLTRRTFTRRFQKTIGTSFGDWLAAQRIALAQRLLETTDKSMDMVAFEAGFGSATSLRQHFAARLKTSPVQYRREFSRSARPGNGRAYTAADALNGA, encoded by the coding sequence ATGAAAGCTCCGATCATCGCCGCCGTCGCGTTCGATGGCATCAGCCCGTTCCATCTTTCCGTGCCTTGCCTGGTGTTCGGCGCGGACCGCACCAAGCTCGGCCTGCCCCGCTTCGACTTCCGTGTCTGCGCTGCCGAACAAGGGGCCATCCAGACCGATGCCGGGTTGAGCATTTTAGTATCGCACGACCTCTCGGCGCTGGACGATGCGGATATCGTCATCATTCCAAGCTGGAAGGACCTCGATGCTCCAGTTGAGGCGCAATTCAAGGACGCGCTCTGCCGGGCGCATCGGCGCGGCGCGCTGATTGTCGGCCTTTGCCTCGGCACCTTCGCCATCGCCGCTGCCGGGCTTCTTGCCGGGCGAAGGGCGACGACGCACTGGGCCTATACCGACCAGTTGCAGGACCTCCACCCCGACATCGCCGTCGATGCGGGCGTGCTCTATGTCGACGACGGCGACATCATCACCTCCGCCGGCGTCGCCGCCGGACTGGACTGCTGCCTGCATATCGTGCGCGCCCGCTACGGCGCCGAGGCCGCACTTCGGCTCGCCCGGCACGTCGTTCTGTCGCCGCACCGGCAAGGCGGGCAGGCGCAGTTCATCGAGCGTCCGCTTGAGCCGACGCCGAACGCCGACCGGTTCACGCACGCCCTCGACCAGGTGCGGGCATCGCTCGGCGAAGCGCACAGCCTGGACAGCGTCGCCGATGCGGCCGGTCTCACCCGCCGAACATTCACGCGCCGCTTCCAGAAGACGATCGGCACCAGCTTCGGCGACTGGCTGGCCGCCCAGCGCATCGCGCTGGCGCAAAGGCTGCTCGAGACGACCGACAAATCGATGGACATGGTGGCCTTCGAGGCCGGCTTCGGCAGCGCCACCTCGCTGCGCCAGCATTTCGCCGCGCGGCTGAAAACCTCACCGGTGCAGTACAGGCGCGAGTTTTCCAGAAGCGCCCGGCCGGGCAACGGTCGGGCCTACACGGCTGCGGACGCGCTCAACGGCGCGTAA
- a CDS encoding DUF2333 family protein — MLDPVVNFFTWIFQWIGRGIGFVVGIILWPFMWVGRWYGQRGWILKAAVGLALLVLIGLYANFFYATQWWNNFDPNYPDKYTFEKRNVSAGEQVSAGASTNTARTCGNSGIAQVAADLTDFNVNQNAWVSSMVLYKLGLFGIDWDNTPWMDNKASFQRGINQAVRRTATELADNLGRVRTTSQIDSNLQDARGQLQYDESIWYISRNGMTATTPSMYRRAVGNLRSFNARLAACQTTFDARADNLKQYIDRIASDIGSTSAILKERAENHNDGWFDFRADDRFWFAYGQLYAYYGLMKGAQADFEGVIKEKHLQNLWDTMDAQFVSALRIQPFIIANGREDGWLLPTHLTTMGFYVLRVRSNMVEISNVLSQ, encoded by the coding sequence ATGCTAGATCCTGTCGTGAATTTCTTCACCTGGATTTTCCAATGGATCGGCCGCGGGATCGGCTTCGTCGTCGGCATCATCCTGTGGCCGTTCATGTGGGTCGGCCGCTGGTATGGGCAGCGCGGCTGGATCCTCAAGGCGGCGGTCGGCCTCGCCTTGCTGGTGCTGATCGGCCTCTATGCCAACTTCTTCTACGCTACGCAGTGGTGGAACAATTTCGACCCGAACTACCCCGACAAATACACTTTCGAGAAGCGCAACGTTTCTGCCGGCGAGCAGGTCTCCGCGGGCGCCAGCACCAATACGGCGAGGACCTGCGGCAATTCCGGCATCGCCCAGGTGGCCGCGGACCTGACCGACTTCAACGTCAACCAGAATGCCTGGGTCTCCTCGATGGTCCTCTACAAGCTCGGCCTGTTCGGTATCGACTGGGACAACACGCCGTGGATGGACAACAAGGCCTCCTTCCAGCGCGGCATCAACCAGGCGGTGCGCCGCACCGCGACCGAGCTTGCCGACAATCTCGGCCGTGTGCGCACCACCTCGCAGATCGATAGCAATCTCCAGGATGCCCGTGGTCAGCTGCAATACGACGAATCCATCTGGTACATCAGCCGCAACGGCATGACCGCGACGACGCCAAGCATGTATCGTCGCGCGGTCGGCAATCTGCGTTCCTTCAACGCCCGGTTGGCCGCATGCCAGACGACATTCGACGCCCGCGCCGACAATCTGAAGCAGTATATCGACCGCATCGCCAGCGACATCGGCTCGACATCCGCCATCCTCAAGGAGCGCGCCGAGAACCACAATGACGGCTGGTTCGATTTCCGCGCCGACGACCGCTTCTGGTTCGCCTACGGCCAGCTCTATGCCTATTACGGGCTCATGAAGGGCGCTCAGGCCGACTTTGAGGGCGTGATCAAGGAAAAGCACCTGCAGAATCTGTGGGACACGATGGATGCGCAATTCGTCTCGGCGCTGCGCATCCAGCCCTTCATCATCGCCAATGGCCGCGAGGACGGCTGGCTGCTGCCGACGCATCTGACGACGATGGGCTTCTACGTGCTGCGCGTGCGCTCCAACATGGTCGAGATCAGCAACGTGCTGAGCCAGTAG